One Neovison vison isolate M4711 chromosome 2, ASM_NN_V1, whole genome shotgun sequence genomic window carries:
- the DKK1 gene encoding dickkopf-related protein 1, with product MTAPGAVGAARVLAALVAAALCGHLQLGVSATLNSVLVNSNAIKNLPPALGGAAGHPGSAVSAAPGIPYEGGNKYQTIDNYQPYPCAEDEECSTEEYCASPTRGGGAGAQICLACRKRRKRCMRHAMCCPGNYCKNGICMPSDHNHFHRGEIEETILESAGNDHSTMDGYSRRTTLSSKLYHTKGQEGSVCLRSSDCATGLCCARHFWSKICKPVLKEGQVCTKHRRKGSHGLEIFQRCYCGEGLSCRIQKDHHQASNSSRLHTCQRH from the exons ATGACGGCCCCGGGCGCAGTGGGAGCCGCCCGGGTCTTGGCCGCGCTGGTAGCGGCCGCCCTCTGCGGTCACCTCCAGCTCGGAGTGAGCGCCACCTTGAACTCGGTTCTCGTCAATTCCAACGCCATCAAGAACCTGCCCCCGGCGCTGGGCGGCGCTGCGGGGCACCCGGGCTCCGCAGTCAGCGCGGCCCCCGGGATCCCGTACGAGGGCGGGAACAAGTACCAGACCATTGACAACTACCAG ccctaCCCGTGCGCGGAGGATGAGGAGTGCAGCACCGAGGAGTACTGCGCCAGCCCCACCCGCGGAGGGGGCGCGGGCGCGCAAATCTGCCTGGCCTGCAGGAAGCGCCGAAAACGCTGCATGCGCCACGCTATGTGCTGCCCCGGGAATTACTGCAAAAACG GAATATGTATGCCTTCTGATCACAATCATTTCCATCGAGGGGAAATTGAAGAAACCATTCTCGAAAGTGCTGGTAACGATCACAGCACCATGGATGGGTATTCCCGAAGAACGACGCTTTCTTCAAAACTGTATCATACCAAAG GACAAGAAGGTTCAGTCTGTCTCCGCTCTTCAGACTGTGCCACGGGGCTGTGTTGTGCTAGACACTTCTGGTCCAAGATCTGTAAACCAGTCCTAAAAGAAGGTCAAGTGTGCACCAAGCACAGGAGAAAAGGCTCCCATGGGCTGGAGATATTCCAGCGTTGTTACTGTGGAGAGGGTCTGTCTTGCCGGATACAGAAAGATCACCATCAAGCCAGTAACTCTTCCAGACTCCACACCTGTCAGAGACACTAA